DNA sequence from the Mycobacterium sp. 050128 genome:
TCGGGCGGCGCCCACGGCCCGGACGTCGCGCCGAGGACGGTGGCATCGCGTACCCCGGCGATCTTGTTTTTGATTTTACTGAGCGCGAAATCGGCGAGAAGTGGAGTTTTCCCATCCCACAACACATTTGCTGGTTTGATGTCGCGATGGAGTACTGACAGCGAGTGCGAATGCGCGAGCGCTGAGGCCAGGGGCAGCGCAACGGACTCAGCGACGTCGTCCCATCC
Encoded proteins:
- a CDS encoding protein kinase domain-containing protein yields the protein GWDDVAESVALPLASALAHSHSLSVLHRDIKPANVLWDGKTPLLADFALSKIKNKIAGVRDATVLGATSGPWAPP